The following proteins are encoded in a genomic region of Pseudomonas sp. Os17:
- the ahcY gene encoding adenosylhomocysteinase, whose amino-acid sequence MSAVNTPADFTDYKVADISLAAWGRRETIIAESEMPALMGLRRKYLAEQPLKGAKILGCIHMTIQTAVLIETLVALGAEVRWSSCNIFSTQDQAAASIAAAGIPVFAWKGETEQEYEWCLEQTILKDGQPWDANMILDDGGDLTQLLHDKYPQVLERVHGVTEETTTGVHRLLDMLAKGELKIPAINVNDSVTKSKNDNKYGCRHSLNDAIKRGTDHLLSGKQALVIGYGDVGKGSAQSLRQEGMIVKVSEVDPICAMQACMDGFELVSPFIDGINNGTEACIDKALLGKIDLIVTTTGNVNVCDANMLKALKKRAVVCNIGHFDNEIDTAFMRKNWAWEEVKPQVHKIHRTGHGDFDPQNDDYLILLAEGRLVNLGNATGHPSRIMDGSFANQVLAQIFLFGQKYADLSPAQKAERLTVEVLPKKLDEEVALEMVRGFGGVVTQLTKQQADYIGVTVEGPFKPDAYRY is encoded by the coding sequence ATGAGCGCTGTAAACACGCCTGCAGATTTTACCGACTACAAAGTCGCCGACATTTCCCTGGCCGCCTGGGGCCGTCGCGAAACCATCATCGCCGAGTCGGAAATGCCGGCCCTGATGGGTCTGCGCCGCAAGTACCTGGCTGAACAGCCACTCAAGGGCGCGAAAATCCTCGGCTGCATCCACATGACCATTCAGACCGCCGTGCTGATCGAAACCCTGGTTGCCCTGGGTGCCGAAGTACGCTGGTCGTCCTGCAACATCTTCTCGACTCAAGACCAGGCCGCTGCCTCCATCGCCGCTGCCGGCATTCCTGTGTTCGCCTGGAAAGGCGAGACCGAACAAGAGTACGAGTGGTGCCTGGAGCAGACCATCCTCAAGGATGGCCAGCCTTGGGATGCCAACATGATCCTCGACGACGGCGGCGACCTGACCCAGCTGCTGCACGACAAATACCCACAGGTGCTGGAACGCGTTCACGGCGTGACCGAAGAAACCACCACCGGCGTACACCGCCTGCTGGACATGCTGGCCAAGGGCGAGCTGAAGATTCCTGCGATCAACGTCAACGACTCGGTGACCAAGAGCAAGAACGACAACAAGTACGGCTGCCGTCACAGCCTGAACGATGCCATCAAGCGCGGCACCGACCACCTGCTGTCCGGCAAGCAAGCGCTGGTCATCGGCTACGGTGACGTGGGCAAGGGCTCGGCCCAGTCCCTGCGTCAGGAAGGCATGATCGTCAAGGTGTCCGAAGTCGACCCGATCTGCGCCATGCAAGCCTGCATGGACGGTTTCGAACTGGTTTCGCCGTTCATCGACGGCATCAACAACGGCACCGAAGCCTGCATCGACAAGGCCCTGCTGGGCAAGATCGACCTGATCGTGACCACCACCGGCAACGTCAATGTCTGCGATGCCAACATGCTCAAGGCCCTGAAGAAGCGCGCCGTGGTCTGCAACATCGGCCACTTCGACAACGAAATCGACACCGCCTTCATGCGCAAGAACTGGGCATGGGAAGAAGTGAAGCCACAGGTGCACAAGATCCACCGCACCGGCCACGGCGACTTCGACCCACAGAACGACGACTACCTGATCCTGCTGGCCGAAGGTCGCCTGGTGAACCTGGGCAACGCCACCGGTCACCCAAGCCGCATCATGGACGGCTCGTTCGCCAACCAGGTGCTGGCGCAGATCTTCCTGTTCGGCCAGAAGTACGCCGACCTGTCGCCGGCCCAGAAAGCCGAGCGCCTGACCGTTGAAGTACTGCCGAAGAAACTCGACGAAGAAGTGGCCCTGGAAATGGTCCGCGGCTTCGGCGGCGTGGTCACTCAACTGACCAAGCAACAGGCTGACTACATCGGCGTGACCGTCGAAGGCCCGTTCAAGCCAGACGCCTATCGCTACTAA
- the metF gene encoding methylenetetrahydrofolate reductase [NAD(P)H], which yields MSQERRYSFEFFPTKTDAGHEKLLATARQLAGYNPDFFSCTYGAGGSTRDRTVNTVLQLESEVKIPAAPHLSCVGDSKDDLRGLLKQYQAAGIKRIVALRGDLPSGMGMASGELRHANDLVSFIREETGSHFHIEVAAYPEMHPQARNFEDDLRNFARKANAGADSAITQYFFNADSYFYFVERVQKMGVNIPIVPGIMPITNYSKLARFSDACGAEIPRWIRKQLEAYGDDSASIQAFGEQVISEMCERLLQGGAPGLHFYTLNQADPSLAIWNNLKLPR from the coding sequence ATGTCCCAAGAACGTCGTTACAGCTTCGAGTTCTTCCCCACCAAGACCGATGCTGGACATGAAAAACTGCTCGCCACTGCCCGTCAGCTGGCCGGCTACAACCCCGACTTCTTCTCCTGCACCTACGGCGCCGGCGGCTCGACCCGTGATCGTACGGTCAACACCGTGCTGCAACTGGAGAGCGAAGTAAAAATTCCCGCGGCGCCGCATCTGTCCTGCGTCGGCGACAGCAAGGACGACCTGCGCGGCCTGCTCAAGCAGTACCAGGCAGCCGGCATCAAGCGCATCGTCGCCCTGCGTGGCGACCTGCCTTCGGGCATGGGCATGGCCAGCGGCGAACTGCGCCACGCCAACGACCTGGTGAGTTTCATTCGCGAAGAGACTGGCAGCCACTTCCATATCGAAGTCGCCGCCTACCCGGAAATGCACCCACAGGCGCGCAATTTCGAAGACGATCTTCGCAACTTCGCCCGCAAGGCCAATGCCGGTGCCGACAGCGCGATCACCCAGTACTTCTTCAACGCCGACAGCTACTTCTACTTCGTCGAGCGCGTGCAGAAGATGGGCGTGAACATCCCGATCGTGCCGGGCATCATGCCCATCACCAACTACAGCAAGCTGGCGCGCTTCTCCGACGCCTGCGGCGCCGAGATCCCGCGCTGGATCCGCAAGCAGCTGGAAGCCTACGGCGACGACAGCGCCAGCATTCAGGCTTTTGGCGAGCAGGTGATTAGCGAAATGTGTGAACGCCTGCTGCAAGGCGGAGCACCAGGGCTGCACTTCTACACCCTGAACCAGGCCGACCCGAGCCTGGCGATCTGGAACAACCTGAAGCTGCCGCGCTGA
- a CDS encoding substrate-binding periplasmic protein: MSVIARLLITLLCTCLSLAAHGEKLRIVTEPWAPYVYEENGKVLGLDYETTAIVFQRLGIDVEWQFLPWKRCLAMLETGQADGALDIFHSDQRDSTLLYPSEPLSDVEFVMFYAKQRPHPFKHLDELKGLTIGTSPGYLYSDDFSQSTLFKREPAPTHEANFGKLLLGRIDLLITDKRVGQHLLDSLGIRDQVSQNSTVISRQSQYLALRRNAGMDLLVQRFGAELKRFKREPAYAELSAKYGAEPILPPVRSSSTRESEKTVEQ, translated from the coding sequence ATGTCTGTCATTGCCCGGCTGCTGATCACCCTTCTCTGCACTTGCCTGAGCCTCGCGGCCCATGGCGAGAAGCTGCGTATTGTCACCGAGCCCTGGGCGCCCTACGTCTACGAAGAAAACGGCAAGGTCCTGGGGCTGGACTACGAAACCACGGCCATTGTCTTTCAGCGCCTGGGGATAGATGTGGAATGGCAATTCCTGCCCTGGAAGCGCTGCCTGGCGATGCTGGAAACCGGCCAGGCCGACGGGGCCCTGGACATCTTTCACAGCGACCAGCGCGACAGCACCCTGCTCTACCCCAGCGAGCCCCTGTCGGACGTCGAGTTCGTGATGTTCTACGCCAAGCAGCGCCCCCATCCGTTCAAGCATCTGGATGAGCTCAAGGGCCTGACCATCGGCACCTCGCCCGGCTACCTGTACAGCGATGACTTCAGTCAATCGACCCTGTTCAAACGCGAACCGGCACCGACCCACGAAGCCAACTTCGGCAAGCTGCTGCTGGGGCGGATTGACCTGCTGATCACCGACAAACGGGTCGGCCAGCACCTGCTGGACAGCTTGGGCATCCGCGATCAGGTCAGCCAGAACTCCACCGTCATCAGCCGCCAGAGCCAGTACCTGGCGCTGCGCCGCAATGCCGGAATGGACCTGCTGGTGCAACGCTTCGGCGCCGAACTCAAGCGCTTCAAGCGCGAACCGGCCTACGCCGAATTGAGCGCCAAGTACGGCGCGGAACCCATTCTGCCCCCTGTCAGGTCCTCATCCACCCGAGAGTCAGAAAAAACCGTTGAGCAGTAG
- a CDS encoding DEAD/DEAH box helicase, with translation MSFASLGLSEALVGAIEAAGYTQPTPVQQRAIPAVLQGRDLMVAAQTGTGKTGGFALPILERLFPNGHPDKSQRHGPRQPRVLVLTPTRELAAQVHDSFKLYARDLKFVSACIFGGVGMNPQVQAMARGVDVLVACPGRLLDLAGQGSVDLSHVEILVLDEADRMLDMGFVHDVKKVLARLPAKRQNLLFSATFSKDITDLAGKLLHNPERIEVTPPNTTVERIEQRVFRLPASHKRSLLAHLITAGAWEQVLVFTRTKHGANRLAEYLDKHGLSAVAIHGNKSQNARTKALADFKAGDVRILVATDIAARGLDIDQLPHVVNFELPNVDEDYVHRIGRTGRAGRSGEAISLVAPDEEKLLKSIERMTKQKIADGDLMGFDASAVEAEKPEVRERPDVRNPRNPRGPRGDGPNGGGGGGGRKDKGKDKGGKDKPARGERPAREQKPREGTPAREQRQPTPRADRAPDEFLDDDVDNFGNRADYVSPYQNKNNQGRGRRPGAPALGAGAGAGNPPRGGGQGRSGSPRNSNGSTTGTAPAKRSGGPRNGAPRDSQGRRDESRNRRPNRDDQARQEPAVQNPRSNQPKIMHKESKIDRFPTPEQLDQLPSRPRGEKPALLTRNR, from the coding sequence ATGTCCTTTGCTTCCCTCGGTCTCTCCGAGGCTTTAGTCGGCGCCATCGAAGCCGCCGGCTACACCCAGCCTACTCCGGTGCAACAGCGGGCCATCCCCGCCGTGTTGCAAGGTCGCGATCTGATGGTCGCGGCACAGACAGGTACTGGTAAAACCGGCGGTTTCGCCCTTCCGATCCTGGAGCGGTTGTTTCCCAACGGTCACCCGGACAAATCCCAGCGTCACGGCCCGCGCCAACCCCGCGTCCTGGTCCTGACCCCGACTCGCGAACTGGCCGCGCAAGTGCATGACAGCTTCAAGCTGTACGCCCGCGACCTGAAGTTCGTCAGCGCCTGCATCTTCGGCGGCGTCGGCATGAACCCCCAAGTCCAGGCCATGGCCCGTGGCGTGGACGTGCTGGTGGCGTGCCCCGGCCGTCTGCTGGACCTGGCCGGCCAAGGCAGCGTCGACCTGTCCCACGTGGAAATCCTCGTGCTCGACGAAGCCGACCGCATGCTCGACATGGGCTTCGTGCATGACGTGAAGAAAGTCCTCGCGCGCCTGCCGGCCAAGCGCCAGAACCTGCTGTTCTCCGCGACCTTCTCCAAGGACATCACGGACCTGGCCGGCAAGCTGCTGCACAACCCCGAGCGCATCGAAGTCACTCCGCCCAACACCACGGTGGAGCGCATCGAGCAGCGGGTGTTCCGCCTGCCCGCCAGCCACAAACGCTCGCTGCTGGCGCACCTGATCACCGCCGGCGCCTGGGAACAGGTCCTGGTGTTCACCCGCACCAAGCATGGCGCCAACCGCCTGGCCGAGTACCTGGACAAGCACGGCCTGAGCGCCGTGGCGATCCACGGCAACAAGAGCCAGAACGCCCGCACCAAGGCCCTGGCCGACTTCAAGGCCGGCGACGTGCGGATCCTGGTGGCCACCGATATCGCCGCTCGCGGCCTGGATATCGACCAATTGCCCCACGTGGTCAACTTCGAGCTGCCTAACGTCGACGAAGACTACGTGCACCGTATCGGTCGTACCGGCCGTGCCGGTCGCTCGGGCGAGGCCATCTCCCTGGTGGCCCCGGACGAAGAAAAACTGCTGAAAAGCATCGAGCGCATGACCAAGCAGAAGATCGCCGATGGCGACCTGATGGGCTTCGATGCCAGCGCCGTGGAAGCCGAGAAGCCGGAAGTGCGCGAGCGTCCGGACGTACGCAACCCGCGCAATCCTCGCGGCCCACGTGGCGACGGCCCGAACGGCGGCGGTGGCGGCGGTGGTCGCAAGGACAAGGGCAAGGACAAGGGCGGCAAAGACAAGCCGGCCCGTGGCGAACGCCCGGCCCGCGAGCAGAAGCCCCGCGAAGGCACCCCGGCTCGCGAACAGCGCCAGCCGACGCCCCGTGCCGATCGGGCACCGGACGAGTTCCTCGACGACGACGTGGACAACTTCGGTAACCGCGCCGACTACGTCAGCCCCTACCAGAACAAGAACAACCAGGGCCGCGGCCGCCGTCCAGGGGCTCCGGCCCTGGGTGCAGGCGCCGGTGCCGGCAATCCGCCTCGCGGCGGCGGCCAGGGTCGCTCCGGTAGCCCGCGCAACAGCAACGGCAGCACCACCGGCACCGCACCCGCCAAGCGCAGCGGCGGTCCACGCAACGGCGCCCCGCGTGACAGCCAGGGCCGTCGCGACGAATCGCGCAATCGCCGGCCGAACCGTGACGATCAGGCCCGCCAGGAGCCTGCGGTGCAGAACCCTCGGAGCAACCAGCCGAAGATCATGCACAAAGAGTCCAAGATCGATCGTTTCCCGACGCCTGAGCAACTGGACCAGTTGCCAAGCCGTCCACGGGGCGAGAAGCCGGCGCTGCTGACCCGCAATCGCTGA
- a CDS encoding YceI family protein yields MLKKTLAALAIGSAVLAAGQVMAADYVIDKEGQHAFVDFKISHLGYSFITGTFKDLDGKFSFDAAKPEDAKIEVNVRTASVFTNHAERDKHITSKDFLESSKFADAKFVSTSVKPTGKNADGKLTADVAGDLTLHGVTKPVVVKATFLGEGKDPWGGYRAGFEGTTSINRQDFGKMMDLGPASNNVDLYISFEGVKAK; encoded by the coding sequence ATGTTGAAAAAGACTCTCGCCGCATTGGCCATCGGTTCTGCTGTATTGGCGGCCGGTCAAGTGATGGCAGCGGACTACGTGATCGACAAGGAAGGCCAGCACGCCTTCGTCGACTTCAAGATCAGCCACCTGGGCTACAGCTTCATCACCGGTACCTTCAAGGACCTGGACGGCAAGTTCAGCTTCGACGCGGCCAAGCCGGAAGACGCCAAGATCGAAGTCAACGTGCGCACCGCCAGCGTGTTCACCAATCACGCCGAACGTGACAAGCACATCACCAGCAAGGACTTCCTGGAATCCAGCAAGTTTGCCGATGCCAAGTTCGTCTCCACCAGCGTCAAGCCCACCGGCAAGAATGCCGATGGCAAGCTGACCGCCGACGTGGCGGGCGACCTGACCCTGCACGGCGTGACCAAGCCGGTCGTGGTCAAGGCCACTTTCCTGGGTGAAGGCAAGGATCCATGGGGCGGCTACCGTGCCGGCTTCGAAGGCACCACCAGCATCAATCGCCAGGATTTCGGCAAGATGATGGACCTGGGCCCGGCGTCCAACAACGTCGACCTGTACATCAGCTTTGAAGGTGTGAAAGCGAAGTAA
- a CDS encoding cytochrome b, whose product MQLRNSSSRYGWVSIVLHWGVALAVFGLFALGLWMVGLDYYSTWRKDAPDLHKSIGLTLFAIMLLRVLWRFVSPPPPAPANHGRLTRLGAKLGHGFLYLGLFAVMIAGYLISTADGVGIPVFGLFEVPALVSGLPDQADVAGVVHLYLAWALVIFAGIHGLAALKHHFIDRDATLTRMLGRKA is encoded by the coding sequence ATGCAGTTACGTAATTCTTCTTCTCGCTACGGCTGGGTAAGCATTGTTCTGCACTGGGGCGTGGCCCTGGCAGTCTTCGGTCTGTTCGCCCTGGGCCTGTGGATGGTCGGCCTCGACTACTACAGCACCTGGCGCAAAGACGCGCCGGACCTGCACAAGAGCATTGGCCTGACGCTGTTCGCGATCATGCTGCTGCGGGTGTTGTGGCGGTTTGTCAGCCCTCCGCCGCCAGCGCCGGCCAACCATGGACGTCTGACCCGCCTGGGGGCCAAGTTGGGACATGGGTTCCTGTACTTGGGTCTGTTCGCGGTGATGATTGCCGGCTACCTGATTTCCACCGCAGACGGCGTGGGTATCCCGGTGTTTGGCTTGTTTGAAGTTCCTGCCCTGGTTTCCGGACTGCCGGACCAGGCAGATGTAGCAGGTGTGGTGCATCTGTACCTGGCCTGGGCGCTGGTGATTTTCGCCGGCATCCATGGCCTGGCCGCCTTGAAGCACCACTTTATCGATCGTGATGCGACCCTCACCCGTATGCTGGGTCGCAAAGCCTGA
- a CDS encoding adenosylmethionine--8-amino-7-oxononanoate transaminase has product MGLNNQWMQRDLAVLWHPCTQMKDHEQLPLIPIKRGEGVWLEDFEGKRYLDAVSSWWVNVFGHANPRINQRIKDQVDQLEHVILAGFSHQPVIELSERLVQITPEGLTRCFYADNGSSCIEVAMKMSFHYWINRGQPNKKRFVTLSNSYHGETIAAMSVGDVPLFTETYKALLLDTLKVPSPDCYLRPDGMSWEEHSRNMFAAMEQTLAEHHDTVAAVIVEPLIQGAGGMRMYHPVYLKLLREACDRYGVHLIHDEIAVGFGRTGTMFACEQAGIRPDFLCLSKALTGGYLPLAACMTTDDVYSAFYDDYPTLRAFLHSHSYTGNPLACAAALATLDIFEQDNVIANNRALSQRMASATAHLVDHPHVAEVRQTGMVLAIEMVQDKAGKAAYPWQERRGLKVFQHALERGALLRPLGSVVYFLPPYVITPEQIDFLAEVASEGIDIATRDSVSVAVPKDFHPGFRDPG; this is encoded by the coding sequence ATGGGCCTGAATAACCAGTGGATGCAACGCGATCTTGCGGTGTTGTGGCATCCCTGCACCCAGATGAAAGACCACGAACAACTGCCGTTGATCCCGATCAAGCGCGGTGAAGGCGTCTGGCTGGAAGACTTCGAAGGCAAACGTTACCTGGATGCCGTCAGTTCCTGGTGGGTCAACGTCTTCGGCCACGCCAACCCGCGCATCAACCAGCGCATCAAGGACCAGGTGGACCAGTTGGAACACGTGATCCTCGCCGGTTTCAGCCACCAACCGGTGATCGAGCTGTCCGAGCGCCTGGTGCAGATCACCCCCGAAGGCCTGACCCGCTGCTTCTACGCCGACAACGGTTCGTCGTGCATCGAAGTGGCGATGAAGATGAGCTTCCACTACTGGATCAACCGCGGCCAACCGAACAAGAAGCGCTTCGTCACCCTGAGCAACAGCTACCACGGCGAAACCATCGCCGCGATGTCGGTGGGCGACGTGCCGCTGTTCACCGAAACCTACAAGGCCCTGCTGCTGGACACCCTCAAGGTGCCGAGCCCGGACTGCTACCTGCGGCCCGACGGCATGAGCTGGGAAGAACACTCGCGAAACATGTTCGCCGCCATGGAACAGACCCTCGCCGAACACCACGACACGGTAGCCGCGGTCATCGTCGAGCCATTGATCCAGGGCGCCGGCGGCATGCGCATGTACCACCCGGTGTACCTCAAGCTGCTGCGCGAAGCCTGCGACCGCTACGGCGTGCACCTGATCCACGACGAGATCGCCGTCGGCTTCGGCCGCACCGGCACGATGTTCGCCTGCGAACAGGCCGGCATCCGCCCGGACTTCCTGTGCCTGTCCAAGGCCCTGACCGGCGGCTACCTGCCCCTGGCCGCGTGCATGACCACCGACGACGTCTACAGCGCCTTCTACGACGACTACCCGACCCTGCGCGCCTTCCTCCACTCCCACAGCTACACCGGCAACCCGCTGGCCTGTGCGGCGGCCCTGGCGACCCTGGACATCTTCGAGCAGGACAACGTCATCGCCAACAACCGCGCCCTGTCCCAGCGCATGGCCAGCGCCACCGCGCACCTGGTGGACCACCCCCACGTCGCCGAAGTGCGCCAGACCGGCATGGTCCTGGCCATCGAGATGGTCCAGGACAAGGCCGGCAAGGCCGCCTACCCCTGGCAGGAGCGGCGTGGCCTGAAGGTGTTCCAGCACGCCCTGGAGCGCGGTGCGCTGCTGCGTCCCCTGGGCAGCGTGGTGTACTTCCTGCCGCCCTACGTGATCACCCCGGAGCAGATCGACTTCCTCGCCGAAGTGGCCAGCGAAGGCATCGACATCGCCACCCGCGACAGCGTCAGCGTGGCCGTGCCCAAGGACTTCCACCCGGGCTTTCGCGATCCGGGCTAG
- a CDS encoding 16S rRNA (uracil(1498)-N(3))-methyltransferase — MRLSRFFIDAPLSLGEHELPEAQAHYIGRVLRMAEGDALQVFDGSGTEFRGTLVEVGKKRVRVQLDERFAGQPESPLRIHLGQGLSRGERMDWAIQKATELGVSEITPIFSERCEVRLKDERADKRLLHWRQVAISACEQCGRSQVPVIHPPVLLADWIKQTEADLKLVLHPVAEPLESHAKPQTLAFLIGPEGGLSDAEVEQAHGAGFLPARLGPRVLRTETAPVVALAVAQQLWGDF; from the coding sequence ATGAGACTGTCCCGCTTCTTTATCGACGCCCCCCTGAGCCTCGGCGAGCACGAACTGCCGGAAGCCCAGGCCCACTACATCGGGCGCGTGCTGCGCATGGCTGAAGGCGATGCGCTGCAAGTGTTCGACGGCTCGGGAACGGAGTTTCGCGGCACCCTGGTGGAAGTGGGCAAGAAGCGCGTGCGCGTGCAGCTGGATGAACGCTTTGCCGGCCAGCCAGAGTCGCCGCTGCGGATTCACCTCGGTCAGGGCCTGTCCCGGGGCGAACGCATGGACTGGGCGATTCAGAAAGCCACGGAGCTGGGGGTCAGCGAGATCACCCCGATCTTCAGCGAGCGCTGCGAAGTGCGGCTCAAGGACGAACGCGCCGACAAGCGCCTGCTGCACTGGCGCCAGGTGGCCATCAGCGCCTGCGAGCAATGCGGGCGCTCGCAAGTCCCGGTGATTCATCCGCCCGTGCTGCTGGCGGACTGGATCAAGCAGACCGAGGCCGACCTGAAGCTGGTGCTGCACCCGGTGGCCGAGCCCCTGGAAAGCCATGCCAAACCGCAGACCCTGGCCTTCCTGATTGGCCCGGAAGGCGGCCTGTCCGATGCCGAAGTGGAGCAGGCCCACGGCGCCGGCTTCCTGCCCGCCCGCCTCGGCCCTCGCGTGCTGCGTACCGAAACCGCCCCGGTGGTGGCCCTGGCCGTGGCCCAGCAACTGTGGGGCGATTTCTAA
- a CDS encoding transporter substrate-binding domain-containing protein, producing MHKITLLGCTLGLLFSAISQANEAPLDGTLAKIANSASITLGYRDASVPFSYVGDNSGKPMGYSVELASKVVERIQQQLHLPKLNVKYNLVTSQTRIPLVQNGTVDLECGSTGVTAERQKQVAFSYGFIYVKGQLLTAKDSGIKSFADLRGKNVVTTAGTTNERFLKNYNVEHKIDMFVISAKDHGEAFQMLQTGRAAAFYMDDALLYGERAKARDPHNWVVVGEEQSREIYSCMVRKDDPQFLALVNGALADLYRSGEINGIYQRWFQQPIPPKGLNLEFPMTAELKAIIARPTSDPVE from the coding sequence ATGCATAAGATCACGTTGCTCGGCTGCACCCTGGGGCTGTTGTTCAGCGCCATTTCCCAGGCCAACGAGGCGCCCCTGGATGGCACCCTGGCCAAGATCGCCAACAGCGCCAGCATTACCTTGGGTTATCGCGACGCTTCGGTGCCCTTTTCCTACGTGGGCGACAACAGCGGCAAGCCCATGGGCTATTCGGTGGAGCTGGCGAGCAAGGTGGTGGAGCGCATCCAGCAGCAGTTGCACCTGCCCAAGCTGAATGTGAAGTACAACCTGGTGACCTCGCAGACGCGCATTCCCCTGGTGCAGAACGGCACCGTGGACCTGGAATGCGGCTCCACCGGGGTGACCGCCGAGCGGCAGAAGCAGGTGGCGTTCTCCTACGGTTTTATCTACGTCAAAGGGCAACTCTTGACCGCCAAGGACAGTGGGATCAAAAGCTTCGCCGACCTGCGGGGCAAGAACGTGGTGACCACGGCGGGGACCACCAACGAGCGGTTTCTCAAGAACTACAACGTCGAGCACAAGATCGACATGTTCGTGATCAGCGCCAAGGACCACGGCGAGGCGTTCCAGATGCTGCAGACCGGGCGCGCGGCGGCGTTCTACATGGATGATGCGCTGCTCTACGGCGAACGGGCCAAGGCTCGCGATCCGCACAATTGGGTGGTGGTGGGGGAGGAGCAGTCGCGGGAGATCTACAGCTGCATGGTGCGCAAGGATGATCCGCAGTTCCTGGCGCTGGTCAACGGCGCCTTGGCGGATCTGTACCGCTCCGGGGAAATCAACGGCATCTACCAGCGCTGGTTCCAGCAGCCGATTCCGCCCAAGGGCCTGAACCTGGAGTTCCCCATGACCGCCGAGCTGAAAGCCATCATCGCCCGGCCCACCAGCGATCCGGTGGAGTAA
- a CDS encoding RidA family protein — protein sequence MSIQRIHSNERLSGAVTFAELVFLSGQVPGASSDIGGQTREVLEKIDALLAEAGSDKDHLLSATIYLKDIQADFAVMNEVWSAWLSPGQAPARTTLQAALARPQILVEISVIAVRR from the coding sequence ATGAGTATCCAGCGTATCCACAGCAACGAGCGCCTGAGTGGCGCGGTGACCTTTGCCGAACTGGTGTTTCTCTCCGGCCAAGTGCCGGGGGCCAGCAGCGACATCGGCGGCCAGACCCGTGAGGTGCTGGAGAAGATCGACGCCTTGCTGGCCGAGGCCGGTAGCGACAAGGACCATCTCTTGAGCGCGACGATCTACCTCAAGGACATCCAGGCCGACTTCGCGGTGATGAACGAAGTCTGGTCGGCCTGGCTGTCTCCCGGCCAGGCGCCGGCGCGTACCACCTTGCAGGCGGCCCTGGCACGCCCGCAGATCCTTGTCGAAATCAGTGTCATCGCGGTTCGCCGCTGA
- a CDS encoding D-amino acid dehydrogenase, with the protein MSQQVCIIGGGVIGLASAYALVRQGFEVTLVEAQDSLGSQTSFANGGQLSYRYVAPLADAGVPWQALGWMLKGDSPLKLRPRLDPAQWRWLAGFLGACRHSVNQRNGAHLLRLALLSQSTLQRWREEDGLQGFDWRRNGKLVTFREPGSFEHARRNLADSRQQQVLSAAECTALEPTLGDTPFVGGIYTPDEEVADCHAFCQQLAAWLRASGRCEILLGQRVRAIHHGGDRVQAIDLGERQLPVQQLVLAAGHRSPELRLPGLKLPLYPLKGYSLSVPIGPQHRAPEISITDYNRKIVYARIGQQLRVAAMVDIVGFDPSPEPDRLALMRRQAEQTFADAGDYQAAIEWAGMRPATPSGVPLIGATAYRNLWLNLGHGALGFTLACGSGQLLSELIGQRSTSIDMQGLTPRVA; encoded by the coding sequence ATGAGTCAGCAGGTTTGCATCATCGGTGGCGGCGTCATCGGCTTGGCCAGTGCCTACGCCCTGGTCCGCCAGGGCTTCGAGGTGACCCTGGTGGAGGCCCAGGACTCCCTGGGCAGCCAGACCAGCTTCGCCAACGGCGGGCAGTTGTCCTATCGCTATGTGGCGCCTTTGGCCGATGCCGGCGTGCCCTGGCAGGCCTTGGGCTGGATGCTCAAGGGCGACTCGCCGCTCAAGCTGCGCCCGCGCCTGGACCCGGCGCAGTGGCGCTGGCTGGCGGGGTTTCTCGGGGCTTGCCGGCACTCGGTGAACCAGCGCAATGGCGCTCACCTGTTGCGCCTGGCGCTGCTCAGCCAGAGCACCCTGCAACGCTGGCGCGAAGAGGATGGCCTGCAGGGCTTCGACTGGCGGCGCAACGGCAAGCTGGTGACCTTTCGCGAGCCCGGCAGCTTCGAACATGCCCGGCGCAACCTGGCGGACAGCCGCCAGCAGCAGGTGTTGTCCGCCGCCGAATGCACCGCCCTGGAGCCGACCCTGGGGGACACGCCCTTCGTCGGTGGCATCTATACCCCGGATGAAGAAGTGGCCGACTGCCACGCGTTCTGCCAGCAGCTGGCGGCGTGGCTGCGGGCTTCCGGGCGCTGCGAAATCCTCCTCGGCCAGCGGGTCCGGGCCATCCACCATGGGGGCGACCGGGTCCAGGCCATCGACCTGGGCGAGCGCCAATTGCCGGTGCAACAGCTGGTGCTGGCGGCCGGTCATCGCAGCCCCGAGTTGCGCCTGCCGGGGCTCAAGCTGCCGCTGTATCCGCTCAAGGGCTACAGCCTCAGCGTGCCCATCGGCCCGCAGCACCGGGCACCGGAGATCAGCATCACCGACTACAACCGCAAGATCGTCTACGCGCGTATCGGCCAGCAACTGCGGGTGGCGGCGATGGTCGACATCGTCGGCTTCGATCCGTCCCCGGAACCGGATCGCCTGGCCCTGATGCGCCGGCAGGCCGAGCAGACCTTCGCCGACGCCGGCGATTATCAGGCCGCCATCGAATGGGCCGGCATGCGTCCGGCCACCCCCAGCGGCGTGCCGCTGATCGGCGCCACCGCCTACCGCAACCTGTGGCTCAACCTCGGCCACGGCGCGCTGGGTTTCACACTGGCCTGTGGCAGCGGCCAGTTGCTGAGCGAACTGATCGGCCAGCGCTCCACCAGCATCGACATGCAGGGCCTGACGCCCCGCGTCGCCTGA